The Spiroplasma citri genomic sequence CAAAATAAGTAAAATTCCTTTTGGTTTACGATTAAAAGCAATAGAACACCATAGGCCATAAAGACCATAGACTTTTCTTACAACTAGAAACATAACTTATTTGTGGTGATGATACCGTCATTAAAATTATTTGTCAAATAAACAAATAAAAAAGAGATAATTAAATCTCTTTTTCGATTTTTTTTAATTCTTCTTTTAAAAAGATATGATATATTTCTTGTATATGCGGAGAATTAAAACATTTTTCTAAAATTTCTTTACGATAAATATAATTTATCTTTGAACAATTTATTATTGTATATTTTTCTAATCTTCATTTTTCCATTTTTCTTATTTCAGTATCTTTTCTGTCTAATCTTGCATAACACTCTTTTTTTAATTTAGTATCTGGTGTAGGTGGAATTTTGATATAATTTTTTTCATTCTTATTAGGAATTTTCGTTGTTAATCTTATAAGATGATAGTAATATCCGTCAAAAAACAATGGAATTAAAAGTGATTTTTTGGGTTTACCATTTTTAATATCTAAAACATTATCAAAATTATCTATAAAAACAGAAACTAAATTATCATTATAATTCATAATTATTTTTACATTCTATTTTGTATAATTTTAATATTTCTTCATAATCTTCATCTGTTTTTGGAATTCCTATTTCATAACTAAAATCAAAAAAAACGCTTTTTTTACTGTTTTCAACTGCTTTTTCTCATGCTTTTTCTCATGATTTCATTATTCTATGAGAATTATCGCTTAATAAATTTGTATTTTTAAACTTTAATATTCATTCTGATGCTTCTTTTAATATTTTTTTTTCATTTTCAGAAAAATATTCTCAATTAAAATAATCTTCAAAATAAGTGGGTGATAAATTTTTAAAACTAAATAATATTTTATTTAAATCATTGTCTTTTTCTTTTTTTAATACACTATAAGTAAAGAATTGAAAAGTTCCATTTTCATTAATAAATTTTGATATTTTGTAAGGAACTGGCCCCCATTTTAGGGCTACAAAATTTAAAATAAAAAAATGACCTGAAAATTCTTTTGCAGCTTTTCATTCTAAAAAAGATAAAAATTTAAAAACATGCATTTTATAAATTTTTTTTTTATTTTGAAATGCTGAATTTAGTAGAAACAATATTGCCATTTCTATTTTGTTTGCTTCTATTGGAGATATTTTTAAATATTTTGATAGCATAGTTTCCTTCATCTTAATCACCACTTTTTATTTACTAGTAAATTATACAATAAAAAAAGAGATAATTAAATCTCTTTTTTAATTATGTATTTGCTAATGCTTTTAAACTTTTAATTAATTCTTTATGATTATAAATATCTTGTTCTCATTCATTAAATTTAGATTCCAATAATTTATAATCTTTTTTTTCATAATTTTTGACATATTTAATCAACCCCTTATCGCCATCATCATACCATATTTATTATATTTTTAAATTAAATTAATTGTTATTTTGATAATATTTATCAGGATCAAAAATTATTGCAAAGAAAATATTATTAACTAAAACACCATAAATTCTTTCCTTATCTCCAACTCTTAAATAATCATATTTTTTAATATCTTGTTCAATATCTTTATTAAAATGTGATTTTACATAATTTATTAATTCTAAAGGAATTTTTGGGGGAAGGCGTGATTTATTTGTTTCAATATTTGAATAACCACAAGATTGTCTTGAACCTTGTATTAAATTTCGTAAAGAATAATTACAAATTTTTTTAATTTCATTTAGAAAATCATTATTTATTTTTTTAGTTTTATTTATATATGCAAAATTGAAAAATATTTTTTTATCTAACTTATCTAAATTCATATTATTTAATTTTATATTAAATTAATTGTTCAAGTTGGTTTAATTTTTCTTGAAAATAATATAAAATTTTATCATTATTAATTTCTTCATTATTTTTTGTTTCTTTTCATGGACCTTCTATATGTGATAAAGAAACTAATTCAAAAGCACTATATTTACTAAAATATATAAAAACTCTTTCAATAAATTCTAATTCTTCATTGGTAAATTTTTTTTCAATTTCGTGTATTTTTATTTCGTTAAAATTTTCAAGATTATCTTTTTCTATGTATGATTTTCCATTTTTTCTTAGTAAAAAATACAATTCTTCTAAAACTGGGCCATATGTTCATGCTTTATATTTTTCTTTTATTATTTTTTTATTAAATTTAGCCATAAATAAACCTTCTATAAAATACATTAATTTTTGTATTTGCAAATTTGTCATTCCAAAAATTTCTTCATTATTAATTTCTAATTTTTTTTGAATTTTATAGTTTTCATCTAATAGTAAATATAAAAAATCTTCAATTTTAATTCCTTTGCATTTCATAATTATCTCCCCTAACTTAATTAAATTATATAATAAAAAAGAGATAATTAAACCTCTTTTTTTGTCGGGCAGCTTGCCTGCTCTCTAAGAACACACCAGCAACTTTTTTTCTAGAAGTATTTACCGACTAAACTCTGGCCAATTATTTCTTTTTTAGGTGGGGAAACAAACAATGCTCTTACCGATAGCGGACAAGTCCATACGGCCCACCTATTTTGGATATCCATATAGAGGCCTATTATTTAAAATAGGAACTTATTCTACCTTTCGTTGCCTAAGATTACCTGCATTTAGAATACAGTTAGGTCATTCGGATACCCGAAAACCGTAATTAATTAGGACTTACATATTAATTATATAAAAATATAACTAAATGCAAATACCTTTATTACGCGTTTTAAGGGGCATATTGGTTAATAAATATTAAAACTTACTTCATAATCTTACTTGGCCAAATATTAGGGTAATTGTGTTTTTATTGCTTTCTAAAATTATTCCAGATAAAATGCTGTTATATTCTTTATTGTTAAATAATAAGGTAAATTTATCTCTTAGTTGCAAATTGTTTAAATTTAAAATATTGTTATCTTTTGTGATATCAAATTTTATGAGGTGTGAGTATTCACTTAACTTAAATTCTTGATTGCTAATAGTTTTAATATTTTCTATGGTAAAGTCTTTTTCTTCTAATTCATATATTTTATTTTTAATTAAATTAGCAAGTAAATTATTTTTATTAATATCATAAGAAATTGTATTATTTTTTAATAAATTTGCTTTTTTATATTTATTGGCATTGTTTTTTTGGTAAAAATCAATTCTGTTGATACTTTTTTGGTTTAATTCTTCAATTTCTATATTTGTAATACATTTAATATTATCTTTTACTTTATAATTATTTAATTTGATATCTTCTTGTCCATCTTTGCAAACATCACAATTTAAAATAAAATTTTTTAAATCAATATTAAATTTTAAAAATATATTTGTTATTTTAAATATTTTGTTAATAAATTGATAACAATTAAATTCTTTTTCTTCATTTTCTTCAAAAAATTTAGGATTATTATTATTTTCATCATTAATTTTTTTATTAAGTTTAATAAAGGGAAGATTGTTATAAATAATTTTTATTAAAGTAAGAAAAATATATCAACTTTTATTTTTATATATGTTGTAAATTTTAAAATCAAAAATAGATTCAATATTTTTAGTAGTAAAGGTATATAAATTTTCATCTTTGTTTTTTTCAATATGAGTAATAATTCCGATATATAATTGATTTTCGTTATTCAAAATACAAACAATGTCTTCAATTTCAACATTAAGATTATAATAATTATAAGCATTAAAAGTTGATAGTTGCGGGGTATAAATATCTAAAAATATCTTATAATTTTCAACAATACAATTATCTTTATAAAATAAAGATCCTTTTTCAAAATCAACTCCTAATATAATTAATTTAGTTCTATTACCTTGATAAATATTTTTATCTTTTTTAATTTCTAATTTTAATAATTCATCTCTTGCTTTTTGTCTTGCTTTTTCTTCTGCTTCTTGTTGTGCTTTATTAATTTCAAACACAATATTAGATAATTCATCAAGATAATCAATCATTAATTTATAATCAGGCACTTGTAATAATTGTTGGGCATGTTGAGGATATAATCTTACAGCTTCATCATAAATAAGTTTTTCGTCATTAATTTCTTTTGTTAATTCTGATATTTCTTTTATTAATTCTTGGATTTGTTTTACAATTTCTACATTTAAAGTATTGTTTTTTAATTTATTAATAATTTCTTTTTTATCTTCTCTAATTGCAATTATTTCGTCATTTCAGTGGCTTTTTGTTGAACTTCCTACACCCATTTAATTTCTCCTTTTTTCTAAATTAAAATATATTCTTCAAATTTTTTAATATTAATATTTCCAACTTGTTTGTCTTTTGAAAGGTTAGAAGAATATAAAATATGATAGTTTCCTGGTGGAATTTGAATAAAATTAGTATATTTAAAATCTTGATATTGATATATGTTGTATGATTTTTCGGTTTTTAAATCAACTTTTATAATGCTTTGAGTTTTTAATCTACTATCTATTATTATTTTTTCATTTTCATTTATTTCAGCATTAATTTTAAGTTCACTTATTACTTTACCATTAATATTTTCTAATTTTAAATATGGGTCTTTTGTGGGACCATTGATTGTTATTAGAGTATCTGATGCTAAATAACTATTATTACTAATTTTAATTTTTTCATTATATTGATTGGTATATTTAATGCGATTTAACTTAAAATAATATTTGTTATTATGTTCATTGTATCTTTTTCCGCTTGTTTTATTTGGTTTAATTTCAAATAATTTATCTTCTTCTTTTTTTCAGTTAGTTAATTGTTCTAAAATAAAATCAACCTCTAAATCATTATTATTATTTAATTCTGTTTTAATGATACTTTTAATAATTACTTCACAATAATATTCCAATTTTGTTTTTTCATTTATTCAAAAACTATAAAATAATAAAAAGGGGGAAGATTTATTATCTAAATTAATATTTAATTTATTAATAAAATCATTAAATTTACCATAGGGATTTGGGCCTATAAATAATAATTTAAAATTTATTTGATTTAAAGAATGCTTACAATTATTTAAAATAAAATTATTATCGATGTTTAAATAATTATTATCAAAATTAATATTTAATCCATTAAATGATAAAATAATGATATTATCTAAATCACATAAATTAATTAAATTATCTTTACTATTACTAATTTTAAAAGTTCTAAATGGTAAATTATACATATTTTCTCCCTATACTCTATTATTTCATTGCCCTATATATTCGAGTATTTTTTCAGCTCGTTCTTTATCATTTTCTCCTTCAATAATAATTGTTGGTTTAAATTCATTTTTATTTTCAATTTTATTATAGTTATTAGTTTGGTTTTCTTGGTTAATGTTTTGTGGTGGTTTATTAAATTTATTATATAATCATACCCCGCCAGCAGCTAAGGCAGACAAACTAACTAAAACACCATAAAGAATTGGGTGCTTTGCCATTCCTAATAAAAGTGTTTTTAATGAACTAATAACATTTATTATTTTTCCAATTGTGTAAACAACAGCTCCCAAACTTGCTGATATTCCTAAAATAATAAAAATAGTTTTTTTGGTTGTATCATTAAACATATTAAAAAAATTTGTTATTCCTTTAATAATTGGTATTAAACTGACTTCTAAAAAAGAAACCAAAGACTCAAACACGGGTAATAGGGCGGATGCTAAATTCATTTTTGTAATATTAACAACATGTTTAAATTCATTTCATTTTTTGTTTAATAGTGTTGTTTTCTCAACATTTTCATTTGAAACAATGCCTAAATCTTTAATGTTGCTTGTCATTTTTTTAATTTCTTCATCTGATAAGGCAAGCATTGGAATAAGGTTTTTTCCTAACTTAGAACCAAAAACATCCATTATTAAATTATTTTTTTCAGTTTCATCACTTATTTGTTCTAATGATTTTTTTAATTCTAAAAAAATAGTTCCCGTATCTTTTAAAGAACCCTCATTATTTTTAATATTAATTCCTAATTTATTAAAAGCTTCTGTTGTTTCATTTGATATTCCATAAGAAATAGCACTAATACCTTGTCGTAATTTTTTAAAACTCTTTTCTAATTCTTCGCTAGTAATTCCAGTTCTTTTTGCAATATAACGAAATATTTGTAAGTTTTCTGCTGTGATACCGATTTCTTTTGATGTTTTTTTAAGCTCACCAGCATATTTGGCGGTATCAACAGTTATTTTTGTTAAAATTCCTTTGATTGCTAAAATGGGTATTGTAATATGTGTGCTTAATTTTTTTCCGATTTCTTGACACTTTGTTCCAAATTCTTCAAATTTTTTAAAGGGAATATTTTTTATTTCTTGGGCGGTATTTTTTAATTTTTCATTAAAGTTGTTTAAACTGCGATTAGATGCATCAATATTTATTTTTGTATATTCATATTCTTTATTTAATTTATTTTGTTTTTGTATTAATTTTTCTCTTTCGGCAGTATCGTTTGTTTTTGATAATGCTTCTTGTGTTTCTAAAATGGTTTTATTTAATTGATTATATTTTTCAATTAAAAGTTCTTTTTTTTCTGAAATATTATCAATGATATTTTTATATTCATTAAATTTTTCATTTAAAATATCAATTTCATCACCGTTTTTAAATTTTAAATTATTATCAAAATTTTTTAATTTAGATCCTGATAGTTTTATGTTATCGGCTATTTTTTTAAAATTGTTATTTAATTCTAAAACATTACTATCAAGAGTTATGCTCATTCCTTTAATTTCTTTTGCCATAATTAACTATTCCTTTAAAAAAATTTATTAATATCTTGTTGTGTTGCTAATCTTTTGTTTTGATTATTATAAATTTCTATAATTTCTATTAATGTTTTTAATTTAATATATTTGCTGTCTATAATTGAAAACCCTAAATGACTAAGTCATAGTAATAAGTTAGGAGTAAATTTATTAAATTTATAATCTACTTTTTTGTTAATTCGCCGTATTCCTGTAAATTTTTGTCATTAACACTAGCACCTACAAATTCCATTATTAAGTTATTAATTTCATTAACATTTTCGGTAATTTCTTTAAATGTAATTTTTTGACAAAATTCCTTAAAATCTTTAAATTGATTTTCATCAGCTGCTTTTGTAAAAGAAAATAATAATTTTAAAATAAATGAAAATTCATATTTGTCTTTTTCTAATTTATTTAACAATTCTCCGTATGAACCAAATAAATCCTCATAAATAATTAATGCATAAGTGCTTATATTAACTTTTAATTTTAAACTTTCTAAATATCTATTCATTTTCGTTTTTTTCTTCTTTTTCTAATTTTGGAACTTGAGAAAAGTAGTTATTATAATTATTTTCATTAGCTTTTTTTGTTGTTTTAATTTTAATAACATTATCTTCAATTCGTGGTAAGGCGTTTAATTCAAAAGTATAAGTATCTGGGTTTACATTTTCGGTTTGAGTATTATGAGTTTGGTTGGGGCGTTTTAAATTAACTCTTAAAAGCCAAATTCTTTTTTCTTCTAAATCACCCTTGATTTCAAACCCCAAAGCAATTTCACTCTTTAAACTA encodes the following:
- a CDS encoding type II toxin-antitoxin system antitoxin SocA domain-containing protein, which produces MKETMLSKYLKISPIEANKIEMAILFLLNSAFQNKKKIYKMHVFKFLSFLEWKAAKEFSGHFFILNFVALKWGPVPYKISKFINENGTFQFFTYSVLKKEKDNDLNKILFSFKNLSPTYFEDYFNWEYFSENEKKILKEASEWILKFKNTNLLSDNSHRIMKSWEKAWEKAVENSKKSVFFDFSYEIGIPKTDEDYEEILKLYKIECKNNYEL
- a CDS encoding Panacea domain-containing protein, which produces MKCKGIKIEDFLYLLLDENYKIQKKLEINNEEIFGMTNLQIQKLMYFIEGLFMAKFNKKIIKEKYKAWTYGPVLEELYFLLRKNGKSYIEKDNLENFNEIKIHEIEKKFTNEELEFIERVFIYFSKYSAFELVSLSHIEGPWKETKNNEEINNDKILYYFQEKLNQLEQLI
- a CDS encoding phage distal tail protein domain-containing protein; protein product: MYNLPFRTFKISNSKDNLINLCDLDNIIILSFNGLNINFDNNYLNIDNNFILNNCKHSLNQINFKLLFIGPNPYGKFNDFINKLNINLDNKSSPFLLFYSFWINEKTKLEYYCEVIIKSIIKTELNNNNDLEVDFILEQLTNWKKEEDKLFEIKPNKTSGKRYNEHNNKYYFKLNRIKYTNQYNEKIKISNNSYLASDTLITINGPTKDPYLKLENINGKVISELKINAEINENEKIIIDSRLKTQSIIKVDLKTEKSYNIYQYQDFKYTNFIQIPPGNYHILYSSNLSKDKQVGNINIKKFEEYILI
- a CDS encoding phage tail tape measure protein, whose product is MAKEIKGMSITLDSNVLELNNNFKKIADNIKLSGSKLKNFDNNLKFKNGDEIDILNEKFNEYKNIIDNISEKKELLIEKYNQLNKTILETQEALSKTNDTAEREKLIQKQNKLNKEYEYTKINIDASNRSLNNFNEKLKNTAQEIKNIPFKKFEEFGTKCQEIGKKLSTHITIPILAIKGILTKITVDTAKYAGELKKTSKEIGITAENLQIFRYIAKRTGITSEELEKSFKKLRQGISAISYGISNETTEAFNKLGINIKNNEGSLKDTGTIFLELKKSLEQISDETEKNNLIMDVFGSKLGKNLIPMLALSDEEIKKMTSNIKDLGIVSNENVEKTTLLNKKWNEFKHVVNITKMNLASALLPVFESLVSFLEVSLIPIIKGITNFFNMFNDTTKKTIFIILGISASLGAVVYTIGKIINVISSLKTLLLGMAKHPILYGVLVSLSALAAGGVWLYNKFNKPPQNINQENQTNNYNKIENKNEFKPTIIIEGENDKERAEKILEYIGQWNNRV